In a genomic window of Tissierella sp. Yu-01:
- a CDS encoding tRNA threonylcarbamoyladenosine dehydratase, which yields MNEFSRAELLLGVQGVDKLRSSSVAVFGIGGVGSFTVEALARSGVGNIAIFDDDKVCLTNINRQLIATRKTIGKYKVEVMRDRILEINPKCNVEIHQTFYTADNADEFDFSKYDYIVDAIDTVSSKLILIEKANKCNTPIISCMGAGNKLDPTKFEVTDIYKTSICPLARTMRSELRKRGIKFLKVVYSKEPALKPIENEEDNCKNRCVCPPNTTRKCTQRRQIPGSVSFVPSVAGLIVAGEVIKDLNGIR from the coding sequence ATGAATGAATTTTCTAGAGCTGAACTTCTTTTGGGAGTTCAAGGTGTGGACAAGCTAAGAAGTTCCAGTGTAGCAGTGTTTGGAATAGGCGGCGTTGGCTCTTTTACTGTTGAAGCACTTGCTAGAAGTGGAGTAGGTAATATTGCAATATTTGATGACGATAAGGTATGTTTAACCAATATCAATAGACAATTAATAGCAACTAGAAAAACAATAGGTAAATACAAGGTTGAAGTAATGAGAGATAGAATTTTAGAGATTAATCCAAAATGCAATGTTGAAATACACCAAACCTTTTATACAGCAGATAATGCTGATGAATTTGATTTTTCTAAATATGATTATATAGTTGATGCAATAGATACCGTATCATCTAAATTAATATTAATAGAAAAGGCTAATAAATGTAATACTCCAATTATTAGCTGCATGGGTGCTGGTAATAAGTTGGACCCAACAAAATTTGAGGTCACCGATATTTATAAAACAAGTATTTGCCCTCTTGCAAGAACTATGAGGTCAGAATTAAGAAAGAGGGGTATTAAGTTTCTTAAAGTTGTATATTCAAAGGAACCAGCTTTAAAGCCTATTGAAAATGAAGAAGATAACTGCAAGAATAGATGTGTTTGTCCACCTAATACAACTCGTAAATGTACCCAAAGAAGACAAATTCCAGGCAGTGTATCCTTTGTACCTTCAGTAGCAGGCTTAATTGTTGCAGGAGAGGTAATAAAAGATTTAAATGGAATAAGGTAA